From the Harpia harpyja isolate bHarHar1 chromosome 16, bHarHar1 primary haplotype, whole genome shotgun sequence genome, one window contains:
- the FAM110D gene encoding LOW QUALITY PROTEIN: protein FAM110D (The sequence of the model RefSeq protein was modified relative to this genomic sequence to represent the inferred CDS: deleted 2 bases in 2 codons) yields MGWLFLFLNLYMRLLPAPGSVCCQQPEEQELSETGASLHPIPASLCGLRAESRIRVKLREPPQPQHRTPPPPPSHSGGEQNNQGCNIGAGGAMVPLGSPPLAVCTSSNLRLVARGRGSPLAWLNRGPECPQDSGGSGGRRPSAVERLEADKAKYVKSQQVINNRQEPALRSCSPRFSPRGRRLLARQQCNELCQGSELSREGPRKLPCPQSPVSRRTGGRRLLRPDSLIIYRQKRDCPGGDKENAKGSGLVRRLFQGPLRDKPPSSPPARGLGEGPPAPLSPETPMLWVPAEKEEVRTPGASSGGGGGGGIFPLPGSPMAQPPEPPGKQALALRVSLPLSEQERFFNYCGLDRALVELLGRERFGPAGWDNASTRHPGSCESEPGQASEGSEGDVGPGEEEQDARLGSTVSVVERNARVIKWLYGCQRAWAAAKESTV; encoded by the exons ATGGGGtggctcttcctcttcctcaacCTCTATATGAGGCTCCTGCCGGCTCCAGGCTCagtctgctgccagcagccagaggagcaggagctgagTGAGACCGGAGCATCCCTGCatcccatccctgcatccctgtgtGGGCTCAG ggcTGAATCCAGGATCCGTGTGAAGCTTCGTGAACCTCCCCAGCCGCAGCaccggacacccccccccccccccagccactcaGGAGGGGAGCAGAACAACCAGGGGTGCAAtattggggctgggggggcaatGGTACCCCTGGGCAGCCCCCCTCTTGCTGTCTGCACCTCCAGCAACCTGCGCCTCGTGGCCCGCGGCCGCGGCTCCCCCCTGGCCTGGCTGAACCGAGGCCCCGAGTGTCCGCAGGACTCGGGGGGCAGT GGGGGCCGGAGGCCCAGCGCTGTGGAGCGGCTGGAGGCCGACAAGGCCAAATACGTCAAATCCCAGCAGGTCATCAACAACCGGCAGGAGCCGGCGCTGCGGAGCTGCTCGCCCCGGTTCTCC CCCCGCGGCCGGCGCCTCCTCGCCCGCCAGCAGTGTAACGAGTTGTGTCAGGGCTCAGAGCTGAGCCGGGAGGGTCCCAGGAAGCTGCCGTGCCCCCAGTCCCCCGTGTCGCGCCGGACCGGCGGTAGACGCCTGCTGAGACCCGACTCCCTCATCATCTACCGGCAGAAACGGGACTGTCCAGGTGGGGACAAGGAAAATGCCAAGGGCTCCGGGCTGGTGCGACGCCTCTTCCAGGGACCCCTCAGAGACaagccccccagctcccccccagccAGGGGGCTGGGCGAGGGGCCGCCGGCCCCCCTGAGCCCCGAGACCCCCATGCTGTGGGTGCCCgcggagaaggaggaggtgaggaCGCCGGGTGCCAgcagcggcggcggtggcggcggtggcATCTTCCCTCTGCCTGGCAGCCCCATGGCGCAGCCCCCCGAGCCCCCCGGCAAGCAGGCGCTGGCTCTGCGCGTCTCCCTGCCGCTCTCGGAGCAGGAGCGGTTCTTTAATTACTGTGGGCTGGACCGGGCACTGGTGGAGCTGCTGGGCCGGGAGCGGTTCGGACCAGCGGGCTGGGACAACGCCTCGACTCGGCATCCCGGTTCCTGCGAGTCGGAGCCCGGGCAGGCCTCGGAGGGCAGCGAGGGGGATGTGGGGCCGGGTGAGGAGGAGCAGGATGCCCGGCTGGGCTCCACCGTTTCGGTGGTGGAACGCAATGCCCGCGTCATCAAGTGGCTCTATGGCTGCCAGAGAGCCTGGGCGGCCGCCAAGGAATCCACCGTCTGA
- the C16H1orf232 gene encoding uncharacterized protein C1orf232 homolog isoform X2: METAETPRLMEEGPSPVSQLARKVQGVGARGWRTLSSLFTSEDEHQLLSPESCADHPLATSPPEPPPSEKAPGFWDLFATKWQQASGPDKGVPPPEPGESPGEPPGDDGSDLREPEEGAFRWGFLAGKLAEIRNKNAPKGN; encoded by the exons ATGGAGACGGCCGAGACACCCAGGCTGATGGAGGAGGGACCCAGCCCCGTGTCCCAGCTGGCgaggaag GTGCAGGGGGTGGGTGCCCGGGGCTGGCGGACGCTTTCGTCCCTCTTCACCAGCGAGGATGAGCACCAGCTGCTCAGCCCAGAGTCCTGCGCAGACCA CCCGCTGGCCACCTCGCCGCCCGAGCCACCCCCCTCCGAGAAGGCACCCGGCTTTTGGGATCTCTTTGCTACCAAGTGGCAGCAGGCGTCGGGGCCGGACAAGGGGGTGCCCCCCCCGGAACCGGGCGAGAGCCCCGGGGAGCCGCCGGGTGACGACGGCAGCGACCTGCGGGAGCCAGAGGAAGGGGCCTTCCGCTGGGGCTTCTTGGCTGGCAAACTGGCCGAAATCCGGAACAAAAATGCCCCCAAGGGCAACTAG
- the C16H1orf232 gene encoding uncharacterized protein C1orf232 homolog isoform X1 has product MTQGFWRLYKAKVLQTLGGTRADGALQEEGDPPELMETAETPRLMEEGPSPVSQLARKVQGVGARGWRTLSSLFTSEDEHQLLSPESCADHPLATSPPEPPPSEKAPGFWDLFATKWQQASGPDKGVPPPEPGESPGEPPGDDGSDLREPEEGAFRWGFLAGKLAEIRNKNAPKGN; this is encoded by the exons ATGACCCAGGGCTTCTGGCGGCTCTACAAGGCCAAAGTGCTGCAGACACTGGGGGGGACACGGGCGGACGGAGCGCTGCAGGAGGAG GGAGACCCCCCCGAGCTGATGGAGACGGCCGAGACACCCAGGCTGATGGAGGAGGGACCCAGCCCCGTGTCCCAGCTGGCgaggaag GTGCAGGGGGTGGGTGCCCGGGGCTGGCGGACGCTTTCGTCCCTCTTCACCAGCGAGGATGAGCACCAGCTGCTCAGCCCAGAGTCCTGCGCAGACCA CCCGCTGGCCACCTCGCCGCCCGAGCCACCCCCCTCCGAGAAGGCACCCGGCTTTTGGGATCTCTTTGCTACCAAGTGGCAGCAGGCGTCGGGGCCGGACAAGGGGGTGCCCCCCCCGGAACCGGGCGAGAGCCCCGGGGAGCCGCCGGGTGACGACGGCAGCGACCTGCGGGAGCCAGAGGAAGGGGCCTTCCGCTGGGGCTTCTTGGCTGGCAAACTGGCCGAAATCCGGAACAAAAATGCCCCCAAGGGCAACTAG
- the ZNF593 gene encoding zinc finger protein 593, with protein MGVVCRLLGGVCGRGAGPTPAHCGASSRRGSAMSPRNGRRTGAHRAHSLARQLKTKRRRRDLDEIHGDLQPENAARLLRQEPDPDLPGCAQFYCLHCARYFVDLTSMKEHFRSKVHKKRLKQLREAPYTQEEAERAAGMGSYIPPKKVEVQTQPLEEVVEMEASS; from the exons ATGGGCGTGGTTTGCCGCCTCCTGGGCGGGGTGTGTGGGCGTGGGGCGGGGCCCACGCCTGCGCACTGCGGCGCATCCTCCCGGCGTGGGTCCGCCATGTCACCGCGCAATGGCCGCCGTACCGGGGCTCACCGGGCGCACTCGTTGGCCCGGCAGTTGAAGACGAAGCGGCGCCGACGAGACCTGGATGAGATTCACGGGGACCTACAGCCCGAGAACGCTGCTCGGTTGCTGCGGCAGGAACCCGACCCCGATCTGCCCGGCTGCGCCCAGTTCTACTGCCTGCACTGCGC gcgcTACTTCGTGGACCTGACCAGCATGAAGGAGCACTTCAGGTCCAAGGTGCACAAGAAGAG GCTGAAGCAGCTGCGGGAGGCACCGTACACGCAGGAGGAGGCTGAGCGCGCCGCCGGCATGGGCTCCTACATCCCCCCGAAGAAGGTGGAAGTGCAGACCCAACCGCTCGAGGAAGTCGTGGAGATGGAGGCATCCAGCTGA